One Bacteroidota bacterium DNA window includes the following coding sequences:
- a CDS encoding DUF4397 domain-containing protein: protein MSFVTARSSCALSFLAALLLLAAPSQAQWINELHYDNTGGDVGEAVEVVLPSAADAADFDLYLYNGNGGAVYDGPLNLGTDFTEGDTDGDFTVYSLAVVVQNGDPDGLALTEGGVVVPGQFLSYEGTFTATDGPADGLTSTDIGVAEGGGTAAGESLQLVGQGLAYADFAWQAPAGDSFGSVNSGQTFAPPSTDPIVRFTASAGTAEEGESIDLSVEIDYPDDAPDGADVTVEVALDALASTADAADFDGATTATLTFDGDTDNETLSATFTLADDADVEGDEEAVFGLAVTSGEAMVMPPSTFTLTINDEDTPDLARVQIIHNAPDPAADTVDVLIAGLALPPTQTLFNDVPFRGATAFFDLNPGDYTVSVSAQDGTELIFEELTLESGESYQLIASGVADPSQFQPNPNGQDIAAELFVNAMARETSDGPGEVRFNIVHGSTDGPRFDLFVDDLQLANDLTYGVVTAYAGVPADEYILEVQNANGTQVLGAFFAPFSGFGGQAVSVLASGFVTPGNEDDTNGTPPSFGLLLVFPDGNTALLAQSLGEVDIATARNAPLLSLVTVEGTVTRALGDFTRIQDATGGLTIRQTSGPFMEDVNDGTITTGTVLRVTGLTSEFASLFQLNEQLGSEDDYELLGTDDLPAVEIVTLAEIAAGGEMFESQLVQLVNLNILGDGDTEFQPSTTYQISDASLSDGSVTLRVPNADDTDIDGTPIPLARFDYTGVLGQFDFDDPDAGYQLNPVQATDVVAQDQVSARLQIIHNAPDPAFDEVDIYVNGDLFEDDLAFRTGTPFAVVPAGVKLEVAVAPGTSSSAGEAIFTETYTLLTEINYQLIATGVGDGSFEANPDGNDIAFTLVVNDMAQLESDTDDTNSDLNFVHGTPDAPAVDVRTGVTQDIVIFDDVAFGGQDGYQPFAPELQMLEVTTADGVTSVALFEVDFSGRIDEAGTVLASGFLTPENEDDTNGTPPGFGLLVVFADGSALFAEPASVSAEDGTALPTAFALQGTYPNPFATQMTVRYDLPADARVGLEVYDTLGRRVLALAPQPVAAGRGRTLTVDAALPSGVYLYRLSAETATETTVETGRVTVVR from the coding sequence ATGTCCTTTGTGACAGCCCGCTCGTCCTGCGCCCTCAGCTTCCTCGCTGCCCTCTTGCTCCTCGCTGCCCCGTCGCAGGCGCAGTGGATCAACGAACTCCACTACGACAACACCGGCGGCGACGTCGGCGAGGCCGTCGAGGTCGTCCTCCCGAGCGCGGCCGACGCCGCCGACTTCGACCTCTACCTCTACAACGGCAACGGCGGCGCGGTCTACGACGGCCCCCTCAACCTCGGCACGGACTTCACCGAGGGCGACACCGACGGCGACTTCACGGTCTACTCCCTCGCGGTCGTCGTGCAGAACGGCGACCCCGACGGGCTGGCACTCACCGAGGGCGGCGTGGTCGTGCCCGGCCAGTTCCTCTCCTACGAGGGCACCTTCACCGCGACCGATGGTCCCGCCGACGGCCTCACCTCGACCGACATCGGCGTGGCCGAGGGCGGCGGCACGGCCGCAGGCGAGTCGCTCCAACTGGTCGGGCAGGGCCTGGCCTACGCCGACTTCGCATGGCAGGCCCCGGCCGGCGACTCCTTCGGCAGCGTCAACAGCGGGCAGACGTTTGCCCCGCCGAGCACCGATCCCATCGTGCGCTTCACCGCGAGCGCGGGCACGGCCGAGGAGGGCGAGAGCATCGACCTCTCGGTCGAGATCGACTACCCCGACGACGCCCCCGACGGCGCGGACGTGACGGTCGAGGTCGCGCTCGACGCCCTCGCCAGCACCGCCGACGCTGCCGACTTCGACGGCGCGACGACGGCTACGCTGACCTTCGACGGCGACACGGACAACGAGACCCTCTCGGCCACCTTCACACTCGCCGACGACGCGGACGTGGAGGGCGACGAAGAGGCGGTGTTCGGACTCGCGGTGACGAGCGGAGAGGCGATGGTGATGCCGCCCTCGACGTTCACCCTCACCATCAACGACGAGGACACGCCCGACCTCGCCCGCGTGCAAATCATCCACAACGCCCCCGACCCGGCGGCCGACACGGTAGATGTCCTGATCGCGGGCCTGGCGTTGCCTCCCACGCAGACGCTGTTTAACGATGTGCCCTTCCGCGGAGCCACGGCATTCTTCGACCTCAACCCCGGAGACTACACGGTGTCTGTTAGCGCCCAGGACGGTACCGAACTGATCTTCGAGGAGCTCACCCTGGAATCGGGCGAGTCCTACCAGCTCATCGCCAGCGGCGTGGCCGACCCGAGCCAGTTCCAGCCCAACCCCAACGGCCAGGACATCGCGGCCGAGCTGTTCGTCAACGCGATGGCGCGCGAGACCTCGGACGGGCCGGGCGAAGTCCGCTTCAACATCGTCCACGGGTCCACCGACGGGCCGCGCTTCGACCTCTTCGTGGACGACCTCCAACTGGCCAACGACCTCACCTACGGCGTCGTCACCGCGTACGCCGGGGTCCCGGCCGACGAGTACATCCTGGAGGTCCAGAACGCCAACGGCACCCAGGTTCTGGGAGCCTTCTTCGCGCCCTTCTCCGGCTTCGGCGGACAGGCGGTCTCTGTCCTCGCCTCGGGGTTTGTCACGCCCGGCAACGAGGACGACACCAACGGCACCCCGCCGAGCTTCGGCTTGCTCCTGGTGTTTCCCGACGGCAATACCGCCTTGCTGGCCCAGTCCCTCGGCGAGGTGGACATCGCTACCGCCCGCAACGCTCCACTTCTTAGTCTCGTCACCGTCGAGGGCACAGTCACCCGCGCGCTCGGCGACTTCACCCGCATCCAGGACGCGACCGGCGGCCTCACGATTCGCCAGACCTCGGGCCCGTTCATGGAAGACGTGAACGACGGCACGATCACCACCGGCACCGTCCTCCGCGTCACCGGGCTGACGAGTGAGTTCGCCTCGCTCTTCCAGCTCAACGAGCAGCTCGGGAGCGAGGACGACTACGAACTCCTCGGCACCGACGACCTGCCGGCCGTGGAGATCGTGACGCTCGCCGAGATCGCCGCTGGCGGCGAGATGTTCGAGAGCCAGCTCGTCCAGCTTGTCAACCTCAACATCCTCGGCGACGGCGACACCGAGTTCCAGCCCAGCACGACCTACCAGATCTCGGACGCTAGCCTGAGCGACGGGTCGGTCACGCTCCGCGTCCCCAACGCCGACGACACCGACATCGACGGCACCCCGATCCCGCTTGCGCGCTTCGACTACACCGGCGTCCTCGGCCAGTTCGACTTCGACGACCCGGACGCGGGCTACCAGCTCAACCCGGTCCAGGCCACCGACGTCGTCGCGCAGGACCAGGTGAGCGCCCGCCTCCAGATCATCCACAATGCGCCCGACCCGGCCTTCGACGAGGTGGACATCTACGTCAACGGCGACCTGTTCGAGGATGACCTCGCCTTCCGCACCGGCACCCCGTTCGCCGTCGTGCCGGCGGGCGTGAAGCTCGAGGTGGCCGTCGCGCCCGGCACCTCGTCCAGCGCGGGCGAGGCCATCTTCACGGAGACCTACACCCTCCTGACCGAGATCAACTACCAGCTCATCGCCACCGGCGTTGGGGACGGCAGCTTCGAGGCCAACCCGGACGGCAATGACATCGCCTTCACGCTCGTCGTCAACGACATGGCCCAGTTGGAATCGGACACGGACGACACCAACTCGGACCTGAACTTCGTCCACGGCACGCCGGACGCGCCGGCCGTCGACGTGCGCACGGGCGTGACGCAGGACATCGTCATCTTCGACGACGTGGCCTTTGGCGGGCAGGACGGCTACCAGCCCTTCGCGCCCGAACTCCAGATGCTGGAGGTCACCACGGCCGACGGCGTGACGAGCGTGGCGCTGTTCGAGGTAGACTTCTCCGGGCGCATCGACGAAGCTGGGACGGTCCTCGCCTCGGGCTTCCTCACGCCCGAGAACGAGGACGACACCAACGGCACCCCGCCGGGCTTCGGCCTCCTCGTCGTCTTCGCCGACGGCTCCGCCCTGTTCGCCGAGCCGGCCTCGGTCTCGGCCGAAGACGGCACCGCGCTCCCGACGGCCTTCGCGCTCCAGGGCACCTACCCTAACCCGTTCGCCACCCAGATGACGGTGCGCTACGACCTGCCCGCCGACGCCCGCGTGGGCCTGGAGGTCTACGACACGCTCGGCCGCCGCGTGCTCGCGCTCGCGCCGCAGCCTGTCGCCGCCGGCCGGGGCCGGACGCTGACGGTGGACGCCGCACTCCCCTCGGGCGTCTACCTCTACCGGCTGTCGGCAGAGACGGCGACCGAGACGACCGTCGAGACCGGCCGCGTGACGGTCGTCCGGTAG